The Aphelocoma coerulescens isolate FSJ_1873_10779 chromosome 15, UR_Acoe_1.0, whole genome shotgun sequence genome segment ggggccgctGTGACGTCACACGCCCTGCCCGGCGGCACGCGCTGTGCCCCGGGTGCCGCGCGGTCGCCTGACGGCATGTCCTTGGTGCGTGACGTCATCCAGGCGTCACCTGCTGACAGGTGCCGCCGTGGGCTGTGCGTGACATCACCAGGTGCCACAGGTCACGTGGCACCGCGGGTGCTGGTTGGGGTCCCGCGCTGTGCCCGGCAGGACGCGCTGCCCACGTGGTGAGCATGGCAGAGTGACGTCACGTGTGGCGTCGCTGCGTGACGTCATCCCGCCACGCTGCTGGTGGCGTGTCCCACGAGGACACGGGACGGGGTGCGGGTACAGCGTGTCCTGTGGGGGGTGCGGGGGTGTCCCGTGGGTGCTGTGACGTGGGTGGGCGTCCCAGGGGTGACATTGTATGGATGGGTGCCACATGGGGagtgggtgtcccaggggtgacaTTGTATGGATGGGTGCCACATGGGGggtgggtgtcccaggggtgacaTTGTATGGATGGGTGCCACATGGGGGGTGGGTGTCCCGTGGCACAGCCACGTggcccctgggtgcccctgaatgtcaccccatccccatcccatcccactgtgaccccctcccacccctgcGTCAGCGCCCATCCCCATAGGTGCCCACGTCACCTGGGAGGTCCCTGGCGCACCGAGTGACACCACAGGACAcagatttggggacatttaATGACCTCGCGGGTCCCAAAGCAGCGAAGCGCACGGCGCAGCGGGGTCCCCACCCGGGGAGGGTCCCCACCGCCAGCCCCCCCAGTCCTCTCCCGCAGCCTGCGGTGCCCGGGATGGGGCTTGGGATGGGACAGAATCCATCTCCCCGGAGCTGCACCTcggagggaggggacagaaacggggttggggacacccctTGCCCTCCCTGGGGGGCTCAAGCAGCAGCGATGGGGGCGAAGCGTCGTGGAGGGGGGGCAGGGTGGTGCCGTGCCACCATTAGCACCAAGAGGGGGGACGGGGGGTGACCCCATCCTTCTCCCCAGGGTGACACGGCGGGGGTGGCCTGGGTGACACCCCTGGCTCTGTCACGGCTCTGGGGGGGCCCGGCGGGGGGGGCTGACGATGCGGTAGGGGGGCTGGCCACTGCCACGCTTGCCACGGGGCACCCCGGGGGTCGCCGTGTCGCGGGCGCCGCTGCCCGAGCCGGACTCTGGCTCTGCGGGAAGAACGGAAAGGGGTATCAGGGAATGGGATGTCACCCctccctccaaaaaatccccaaatcagcgctgggggctgggggtgggggtgtcTGGCCCCACAGAAATGGGGGTCGTGCCCCACCCCCGTggctctgggtgtccccagggattGGGGACACCCACCCGAGGACCCCCCCCGGCTGGCACCCCTGCCTGGCACCCCCGGTTGGACCCCTGTGGAAAAGCGCAGctggaatggggagggggggatgaGGGTGGGGGGCAGCCGCCGTCCCCAGCTTGGCACCCTGGCACGGGAGGGGggggtgggcactggggcatcccttGGGACAACGGGAGCTCCGGGAGCTGCTCCAGTCCGAGAGGGTCTCCatggtctcccctgagcctggGGGGGCTCCGTGAGTCTCCCTTGGCTTGAGAGGGTCTCCATGGGCTCCCTTCTCCAGGGATTTCCTTGAGCCCTGGGGAGCTCCAGGGTTTCCCTTGGCCCAAGAGGGTCTCCGTGGTTGCCCCTCTCAATCCAAGAGGAGCTCCATGATCTCCCTTGgttccagaggggctccagagTTTCCCTTGGCCCTGGGGGGCCTCCATGGGCCCCCTTGATCCAAGAGGGGTTTCCATGGTTTCCTTTGGAGTGACAGGGGCTCCGTGGTCTCCCTTGAACCTTAAAGAGCTCCAGGGTTCCCCTTGGTCTGAGAGGATCTCCATGGGCTCCCTTGCACTGAGAGGGTCTCTCCAAGGGCTCCCTTAAACCTTGGGAAGCTCCAGGGAGGCTCCCTCAGTCCCAGAGGGTCTCTCCATGGTCTCCCTTGGTTTTGGGAAAGGCTCCGTGGTGCTTCTTGAGCCTTCAGGGAGTTCAGGGTTTCCCTTGCTTCAGGAGGACCTCCATGGGTGTTTCTCAATCCAAGAGGGGATCTGTGGTCTCCCTCAGCCCTGGAAGGATCCTTTGGATTGAGAGAAGCTCCATGGTCTCCCTTGAACCTTGGGGAGCTCCAGAGTTTCCTTTGGCCCACAGGGATCTCCATGGTTGCCTTGTCAGTCCAAGATTCTCCTTGGTCACCTCCCTCAATCCAAGAGGTTCTCCATGGTTCCCTGTCTCAATCCAAGAGGATCTCCAAGATCACCTCCCTCAATCCAAGAGGTTCTCCATGATCACCTCCCTCAATCCAAGAGGATCTCCATGGTTCCCTGTCTCAATCCAAGATGTTCTCCATGGTTGCCCCTCTCAATCCAAGCAGGTCTCCAAGCTCTCCCGTGGGCCCGGAGCTCTCCAGTGTCCCATTCCCGGCAGCTCCAGTCCCCCGTGCTCCACGCCCGCTCCCGGGGGTGCCGCGGCGCTCCGGGCTCATGcggggtggggtgggctggggcgGGGGTGGTTACCTGGCCAGATGATGGCTTCCAGCAAGGTGACCCTTCTAGCCAGGACCTCCAGCCGGGCCTGCTGCCGCAGGAGGGTTTGGAAGCTACTGGcctgggggagagggagagagcagagcagagcagagcagagcgggtTGGCCCCGCGGCGGGcacgggatggggacacgggatggggacacagcacggcaggggtggcacagcaTGGCGGGGGGGCACAGCAGGGATGCGGCCCCAGCGGGATGGGGGTGCCGGGGCACGAGGAGGGGGTGCCAGGTCTCCCAGGAGGGGTCGTCCCGGTCTCAGAGGGGTGCCGGGGGCTCCCCCACCCCTGCGGGTCCATGGGACAGGAGGGTCCCTTGTGCTGGCCCTGTGGCAGGTGCTGCTGGCTTGATGTCCCTGACAGTGCCCTGGTGGGGACATTGATGTCCCCAACCTGGGGGTGctccctctgccacccctcAGCACGCTGAGCCCCCCGACACGTCCTGTGTCCACAACCTGCCCAGGGGGACACTGATGTCCCCAGCTGGGGGTGCTCCCTCTGCCACCCCTGGCACACTGAGCTCTCCAGAACATGGGGGGACACGTCCCCAACCTGCCCAGAGGGCCACCGAGACTGTcacaggtgtccctgcccgaggtgggcagtgcctgggggggctctggggtgcCCAGTTGggggtgagggtggggagggccCTGCTGGCCTTTCCTTTTAGTGGTCCCCAGTGCTGGCCATGATGTCACCATGTGGGTGATGCCATCGTGCATGGCTGATGTCATGATGGCCAAGGGTCACCATGATGTCATGGGGGCCTGGTGTCCTCCCGGCAGGGATGGGGGTCCCAGTCCCCCTGTGGCAAAGAGGAGGGGCTGCCAAGGGTCCCCTCCCTGCAACTCCATGACATCAGCGAGTGGAGGGCCACCATGACGTCACGGGGACCTGGTGACCTGctggcaggggtgggggtcACCCCAGGGGTCCCCGTCCCCCTACTCACCGTAGAGCCCAATCATTGTTTCCAAGATTAAAACCCTCTCCGCTAAAATCTTCAGCGCCTCGCGGAGCTGGTGCAAACCCTCCCCCTGGGGAAGAGAGGGATGGGGTGAGGGGGGGCTGCACCCCAAATGGCCTCAGGCCACCCCCAtggggggagcagggaggggacacggggaccccCCAACTCCTGGCACCCCCTGACTCACCACGACACCAGGGGAAGGAGTGGGGGCACCCCCGGGAGGGTCCGagcccaccctgtgccccctgTGCTGGGTGGGGGGCTGGCACTGTGCCCCCATCACCCTGCTCAGGTGACATTGGCACAGCCGGGGACCCCCAGTGCCACCGTTGGGCTGCTGGGGATGAGATGTggcacagggcagagctggggacccCCATGCCACCACTGGGGACCCAGGGACAAGCTGTGGGGTACTGGGAACAAGTGGGGACCCTGAGGACGTCATTGGGGTCCCAGAGACGAGATGCAGAGGACAGCAGGGAGGGGACCGGGGTCCCCCCACGCCCATCACGCCCCCAACCCAACCCCTGTCAGTACCGTGTCCCCCTCCCGTCCCCGGTGTCGCCGGTGCCACTCACCCAAGTGCCCCTGTCGCCCGGCTCGCCCCGGGGGCCCGGCTCGCCCTGAAACAGAGAGGAGAGGGCCTGGCagcggggggcacggggggctgcGGCCGGGGGGGACCCCACCCCACCCACGTACCTGCGTCCCGTCCTGCCCGCGACTGCCCgggtggccctggggacccTGCGGGGGGACAGAGCCCGTCAGCACCCGGGGGCACGGCCAGACCCCCACCACGGGAGATGCTGGCAgacccccctgagaccccacACCAGACCCCCCAAAGCCCTCCATGACCGCACACCAGATCCCCCCCATctcacccccaaacccagccccagccatcccaaatcctgcccgCAGCCCTGAACCccaccccccaaacacccccatggcccccagccccatgctgGGGGTGGCTTTGGAGCGGGGGGCACAATCCTGGGGACGCTGCCCACATCCACGCCCCATGGCAGGGTCTcagctccctgtccccaccctggggacagcagcttgGGGCCACCCAGCACGGCAGGAAAGGGGTGTCTGGAGCAGAGGtggcccccccgagcccccccacgCTGTCACCCCACCCCGGCACGGCCACCGCAGAGGACACCAGTGGCTGCCCAGGTGGCCTTGGGGACCCTGCGGTGGGGACAAAGCCTGTCAGCAGCCGGGGGCCACAGCCAACCCCCCCGGCTCGTGTCACAgtgcggggctggggggactcACCCTGTCCCCCTTCTCCCCGGGGGGCCCGGCAGCTCCGGGcgctcctgctctgccctgtgcgAGGACAAAGTTGGGGACATCAGCCTTGGGGGAACAGCGGGGTTCAgccctccccgtgccccccaccccagcacttACATCGGGTCCTGGGGGACCAGGGGGACCAATGGGACctggggggccggggggaccTGCAAGGAGAGGGGACGCAGCTCAGCCCCACATGGGGACACCTGAAAGTGTTGGGGGGTGACAGAGGAAGGGGGGACGCTCTCACCCATCGGCCCCACGGGTCCGGGGGGTCCCATGGGACCCACGATACTCCTGGTGGCTTCGGTGAAGGTGTTGGAGAGGAGGGGGTCCCCTGGGGGGAGAATGGAGGGGGGTGTTTGGGGCCACGCCCCTCGTGGCTCCCAGCATCACCTGGGGACAAGGGGGGACCCCATTCCCGTCCCTTGCTCTTCCCCCCGTCTCGTCCCTGTCACCCCAATGTTGGCAGGGGGTCCCCAGCTCTTCCAAGTGGCCCCCACCTCATCTCTGGAATCCTGGTGGTGTCAGGGGTGCCCGGCTGTGCCCAGTGCCCCACACTTCATCGCTGAACCCCAATAATGACATGGGGGTCCTCAGTGCTGCCTAGCACCCCACACCTCAACCCTGGGACCCCAGTGACAGCAGGGAGGTCCCCAGTGCTGCCCAGCACCCCACACTTCATCCTTGGGACCCCAATGACAACCAGGAGGTCTCCACAccacccccagcccaggagATGCTCAGCCCCCCCAACCCGGCTCTGCCCCAGTCCAGCCCCCAACCCAGTCCCGTTTTTGGGGTCACACTGGGAGGGAAtgccccaccccagcccccctTACTGGGCTCGGCCAGCCGAGGAATCGCTGGCCCCACAGGGGcaggggggcccggggggccggggggcccGGGTAACCCCTTCTCTCCGGGGAGCCCCCTGGCTCCATTCCGGCCTGGTGGTCctggggggccggggggacctgcggggaggaagaggagggtgaAGATCGGGGGGTGCCCAAAGCTGTGCAGCGCTGGAGCCCTTCTGAGCCCCCAAACTGCTGCATGGCCCCCCCCAGGATCTGCCCACCAGGAAAGCGGGGGCTCGGCTGGGCCAGGCACCAGGCTGGGGTCCCCCACACTGTCCCCCCCTTACCTGGTGGCCCCACTGGACCCTTCACTCCAGGAATTCCCGACGGTCCCCGTCCCCCTGCATCACCcttggggctggggggtccccTCCAGCCGGGCGTCCCTGCGGCAGAGCAGCGCCCTGAGGGGGGGACCCTGGGGGTGCCCCCCACCCACACCCGGTCCCCACCATCAGCCACGCCCTCCCCAGAGCTGGCCTGTCCCCGCGGGTGGCTCAGTGTCACCACCGGGGACAGCTGCGGTGGGACAGCATCGCATTCCCCCTAAAATGAGGGGTCCTGCACCCTCCCAAATATTGACAACACCCGGGTGCGTTCCCAGCCCTGTGGGTGCTGCCGGGTGTCGCTGTCACCCTGCCTTACCGTCATCCCCGGGGCTCCCGCGGGCGGCCGGGGACCCCCAGAGCTGCCCGGCCTCGGGCCCCCTGCCCGGGGTGCTGCCtttgggtgctgctggggtggggggctcGGCCACCGCCAGCCGGGCCACCTGGCAAAGACACAGGAGGGATGGGTGACAGCAGGGGGCACAGGGTGACCCTCCcccagggggtgcagggggaggTGGCcggaccccaaactgggacttGCCTGTGCCTCGAGGGTGGCGAGCCGGGCTGTCAGCTCCCCGACACGACTGCAGTTCAGGCACCCtgtgggggaaattggggggcacaggctgtggggtggggggcaccCAGCCCTCTGTGCCCACCCCAGCGGAGGGGTTGCGGAGGGACCCACCTGAGAAGGCCGTGGGGTGCAGGAGGGGCCGGCGCGGGGCTGAGCTGGGGCGCCCGGTGTCCCGCAGGGTGAGGAAGGTGTGAGCCTCTGCCGAGGAAAAGGGGGGGTCAGCCTGGGGGTACCTTCCTGCTGTACCTCCCTCCAAAACACTGCGGGGTGCAGGGCCCCATCCTCAGAGCCTCAGACCCCCAGTCCCACCCATAACCCTGAGgcaggatcccccaaacccccccacgGTCTTGAaccagacccccaaaaccctccatgACCACACACCAGATTCCCCCAAACCACAGCCCTCCAAACCCACCCACGGTCCTAAACCAGACCCCACAAATCTCCCCATGATCACCCCCCAATttcacccccaaacccagccctggTCATCCCaatccagccctgaaccccaccccccaaacacccccatggcccccagccccatgctgGGGGTGGCTTTGGAGCGGGGGGCACAATCTTGGGGACGCTGCCCACATCCACGCCCCATGGCATGGTCTcagctccctgtccccaccctggggacagcagcttgGGGCCACCCAGCACGGCAGGAAAGGGGTGTCTGGAGCAGAGGtggcccccccgagcccccccacgCTGTCACCCCACCCCGGCACGGCCACCGCCGTGCTGCAGGGGACAGCCCTAAGTGGGGCCAGATGTGGGGCAAGCAGCCAAGCAcgaagggaggaggaggaggagaaagaggaggagaaggaggaggaggaagaactccccgcccctcccttcccccgaGCTGCTCCCACCCACTGCCTCGGCACACCCCGTGTCACCCGCTGTCCTGCAGGCCCTCAGTACcaccccagggtgtccccaccccTGGGTGCCACCCGCTGCTTCACAGCCCAGGATCCCACGGAGCTGGGACCCACAGCAGGGTCctggggaagagggaggaggaggaggaggaggacgaggaggaggaggaggaggaggaggaggaggaggaagagggggatgTGGTGACAATGGGGACAAAGACCCCCCTGTCAGGAGCTGGCAGCGCCCACCCCCCTCCGCACGGCACAGCCTCGCACCCATTCAGCCACTGCCCACCCGGACCCGGCCACTCGTGGGTGGGGGCCACACCCCCCTTGTGGGCACTGCCACGCTGAGGAATGTCCATCTGTCCGTCCACCCATGCCCCATGCATGAGCTTTTTCAGCTCCCCACCCTGGGCACATC includes the following:
- the EMID1 gene encoding EMI domain-containing protein 1 isoform X1; this translates as MAGGRGCCRRPALPAALPAALGLCLSLCLLLPLPAAAWSPALLPPAARSNWCSYTVTRTVSCHVQNGTFLQRVFQGCRWPLACSGGSYRAVVRPLYRVAYRTLTALEWRCCPGHTGVNCEEEAHTFLTLRDTGRPSSAPRRPLLHPTAFSGCLNCSRVGELTARLATLEAQVARLAVAEPPTPAAPKGSTPGRGPEAGQLWGSPAARGSPGDDGTPGWRGPPSPKGDAGGRGPSGIPGVKGPVGPPGPPGPPGPPGRNGARGLPGEKGLPGPPGPPGPPAPVGPAIPRLAEPRDPLLSNTFTEATRSIVGPMGPPGPVGPMGPPGPPGPIGPPGPPGPDGRAGAPGAAGPPGEKGDRGPQGHPGSRGQDGTQGEPGPRGEPGDRGTWSQSPARAAAPATRRPPGCPVASVAVASPPTASSAPPAGPPQSRDRARGVTQATPAVSPWGEGWGHPPSPLLVLMVARHHPAPPPRRFAPIAAA
- the EMID1 gene encoding EMI domain-containing protein 1 isoform X2; the encoded protein is MAGGRGCCRRPALPAALPAALGLCLSLCLLLPLPAAAWSPALLPPAARSNWCSYTVTRTVSCHVQNGTFLQRVFQGCRWPLACSGGSYRAVVRPLYRVAYRTLTALEWRCCPGHTGVNCEEEAHTFLTLRDTGRPSSAPRRPLLHPTAFSGCLNCSRVGELTARLATLEAQVARLAVAEPPTPAAPKGSTPGRGPEAGQLWGSPAARGSPGDDGTPGWRGPPSPKGDAGGRGPSGIPGVKGPVGPPGPPGPPGPPGRNGARGLPGEKGLPGPPGPPGPPAPVGPAIPRLAEPRDPLLSNTFTEATRSIVGPMGPPGPVGPMGPPGPPGPIGPPGPPGPDGRAGAPGAAGPPGEKGDRGPQGHPGSRGQDGTQGEPGPRGEPGDRGTWASSFQTLLRQQARLEVLARRVTLLEAIIWPEPESGSGSGARDTATPGVPRGKRGSGQPPYRIVSPPRRAPPEP
- the EMID1 gene encoding EMI domain-containing protein 1 isoform X3, with the protein product MAGGRGCCRRPALPAALPAALGLCLSLCLLLPLPAAAWSPALLPPAARSNWCSYTVTRTVSCHVQNGTFLQRVFQGCRWPLACSGGSYRAVVRPLYRVAYRTLTALEWRCCPGHTGVNCEEEAHTFLTLRDTGRPSSAPRRPLLHPTAFSGCLNCSRVGELTARLATLEAQVARLAVAEPPTPAAPKGSTPGRGPEAGQLWGSPAARGSPGDDGTPGWRGPPSPKGDAGGRGPSGIPGVKGPVGPPGPPGPPGPPGRNGARGLPGEKGLPGPPGPPGPPAPVGPAIPRLAEPRDPLLSNTFTEATRSIVGPMGPPGPVGPMGPPGPPGPIGPPGPPGPDGRAGAPGAAGPPGEKGDRGPQGHPGSRGQDGTQGEPGPRGEPGDRGTWGEGLHQLREALKILAERVLILETMIGLYEPESGSGSGARDTATPGVPRGKRGSGQPPYRIVSPPRRAPPEP
- the EMID1 gene encoding EMI domain-containing protein 1 isoform X4; protein product: MAGGRGCCRRPALPAALPAALGLCLSLCLLLPLPAAAWSPALLPPAARSNWCSYTVTRTVSCHVQNGTFLQRVFQGCRWPLACSGGSYRAVVRPLYRVAYRTLTALEWRCCPGHTGVNCEEEAHTFLTLRDTGRPSSAPRRPLLHPTAFSGCLNCSRVGELTARLATLEAQVARLAVAEPPTPAAPKGSTPGRGPEAGQLWGSPAARGSPGDDGTPGWRGPPSPKGDAGGRGPSGIPGVKGPVGPPGPPGPPGPPGRNGARGLPGEKGLPGPPGPPGPPAPVGPAIPRLAEPRDPLLSNTFTEATRSIVGPMGPPGPVGPMGPPGPPGPIGPPGPPGPDGRAGAPGAAGPPGEKGDRGPQGHPGSRGQDGTQGEPGPRGEPGDRGTWGEGLHQLREALKILAERVLILETMIGLYGQ